The following proteins come from a genomic window of Geminicoccaceae bacterium SCSIO 64248:
- a CDS encoding sugar phosphate isomerase/epimerase: MAANGRIETFGFSTHGGKPDLTGLDADLCDIAETGATHAELSLFAYDLIAGGRLLLDRVRRLEAICARHDLNYTVHGFLAANFMATADLDRHIAACSAMIELCGILGAKVMVHHAGIAPTMAEEPLKQLFRQERHCLRQMGDLAARHDIRIAVETLFVDRADRTTADPARLARQIREVDHPNVVGTLDFSHAYLMTSWRGLDLREAVRAFAPVAGHCHVHDSFGRPKRTRTMAKAEDMAFGEGDLHLPIGWGDIPWDDLLPELAFLPETIFMFEIPPRYRSELKACAETARRLIPAIGSRAD; this comes from the coding sequence ATGGCGGCGAACGGCAGGATCGAGACGTTCGGGTTCAGCACGCATGGCGGCAAGCCCGACCTGACCGGGCTGGATGCCGATCTGTGCGACATCGCCGAGACCGGAGCCACCCATGCCGAGCTGTCATTGTTCGCCTATGACCTGATCGCGGGCGGCCGGCTCCTGCTCGATCGCGTCCGCCGGCTGGAGGCCATCTGCGCGCGGCACGACCTGAACTACACCGTCCACGGCTTCCTCGCCGCGAACTTCATGGCGACCGCCGATCTCGACCGCCACATCGCCGCCTGCTCTGCGATGATCGAGCTGTGCGGCATTCTCGGCGCCAAGGTGATGGTGCACCATGCCGGGATCGCGCCCACCATGGCCGAGGAGCCGCTGAAGCAGCTCTTCCGCCAGGAGCGTCACTGCCTCAGGCAGATGGGCGACCTCGCCGCCCGGCACGACATCCGCATCGCGGTCGAGACGCTGTTCGTCGACCGGGCCGACCGCACCACGGCCGATCCCGCGCGTCTCGCGCGCCAGATCCGCGAGGTCGACCATCCCAACGTGGTCGGGACCCTCGACTTCAGCCATGCCTACCTGATGACGTCCTGGCGCGGCCTCGATTTACGCGAGGCGGTGCGCGCCTTCGCGCCGGTGGCCGGCCACTGCCACGTCCACGACAGCTTCGGCCGGCCGAAGCGCACGCGGACGATGGCGAAGGCCGAGGACATGGCGTTCGGCGAAGGCGACCTGCATTTGCCGATCGGCTGGGGCGACATCCCGTGGGACGACCTGCTGCCCGAGCTCGCCTTCCTGCCGGAGACGATCTTCATGTTCGAGATACCGCCGCGCTATCGCAGCGAGCTCAAGGCATGCGCGGAGACGGCCCGGAGGCTCATTCCCGCGATCGGCAGCCGGGCCGACTAG